One window of the Pedobacter ginsengisoli genome contains the following:
- a CDS encoding histone H1: MEKFSKVKELLASVEADAEKFYNSGNNAAGTRVRKAMQDLKVLAQEIRTEITEKKNAK; encoded by the coding sequence ATGGAAAAATTTTCAAAAGTTAAAGAATTGTTAGCTTCTGTTGAGGCTGATGCTGAGAAATTTTATAACTCTGGTAACAATGCAGCTGGTACAAGAGTACGTAAAGCTATGCAAGATTTAAAAGTTCTTGCTCAGGAAATCCGTACTGAAATTACAGAGAAAAAAAACGCTAAATAA
- a CDS encoding response regulator transcription factor → MTKLIHVVEDDEDIRFIVEYLLTEAGYEVTTSGSAKDFFEKIAIQLPELILLDVMLPDGNGINICRTLKSDTRTGHISIIIMSSHAAERAVLEEACADGFISKPFDLDHMLSFVKQVLNNRDE, encoded by the coding sequence ATGACCAAACTTATACATGTTGTTGAGGATGACGAAGATATCCGTTTTATAGTTGAATACCTATTGACAGAAGCAGGTTATGAGGTTACTACTTCGGGCAGTGCAAAAGATTTTTTTGAAAAAATAGCCATTCAGCTACCTGAATTGATACTTTTAGATGTAATGTTGCCCGATGGCAATGGTATAAATATTTGCAGAACTCTAAAATCAGATACAAGAACCGGGCATATTTCTATCATAATTATGTCGTCCCATGCTGCCGAAAGAGCGGTTTTAGAAGAAGCCTGTGCCGATGGTTTTATCAGTAAACCTTTTGATCTGGACCACATGCTCAGCTTCGTTAAACAGGTTTTAAACAACCGTGATGAATAG
- a CDS encoding antitoxin Xre/MbcA/ParS toxin-binding domain-containing protein, with amino-acid sequence MATTPKPYKTKSKVPVVSESAVIASYQSLYGNPISVLTNSKNGLSAKAALDFLNLSGFTKEEFQDTFKTNVKTIQNYVSNSSKLDAALSEKLLKSFSLFDKGIEIFGSAKLFHQWLNTPSYGLGNQTPFDLMDTITGITLIEEELIRIEYGDLA; translated from the coding sequence ATGGCAACTACTCCAAAACCATATAAAACAAAATCAAAAGTACCTGTTGTTTCAGAGAGCGCGGTTATTGCGTCTTATCAGTCGCTGTATGGCAATCCAATAAGCGTACTTACCAATTCTAAAAACGGATTATCGGCAAAAGCCGCTCTTGATTTTCTTAATCTTTCAGGTTTTACCAAAGAAGAATTTCAGGATACTTTTAAAACTAATGTAAAAACTATACAAAACTACGTTTCAAACTCATCAAAATTAGATGCTGCTTTAAGTGAAAAGCTTTTAAAATCGTTTTCTCTTTTTGATAAAGGCATTGAAATTTTTGGGTCTGCCAAGCTTTTTCATCAGTGGCTAAACACTCCTTCGTACGGCCTTGGCAACCAAACCCCTTTTGATCTTATGGATACCATTACCGGCATTACCCTAATTGAAGAAGAACTGATAAGAATTGAATACGGTGATTTAGCTTAA
- a CDS encoding RES family NAD+ phosphorylase, translating into MHVFRIALAKYASKLFASGRAARWNPNDVEVIYSAGSRSLACLENVVHRNQIGLNQSFQVMTIEIPDDIRIITVDIKKLPANWIEYHNIPLTQKIGEDWISECKSAILKVPSSIIIAEYNYLINPNHQDFKSIKLLKSEPFVFDRRIKS; encoded by the coding sequence ATGCACGTATTTCGAATTGCATTAGCTAAATATGCATCTAAATTATTTGCTTCGGGCAGAGCCGCCCGCTGGAATCCTAATGATGTAGAAGTAATATACAGCGCAGGCTCCCGCTCACTTGCCTGCCTGGAAAATGTTGTCCACAGAAATCAGATAGGGCTAAACCAATCGTTTCAGGTAATGACTATAGAAATTCCAGACGACATAAGAATTATAACCGTAGATATTAAAAAACTACCTGCTAACTGGATTGAATACCACAACATCCCTTTAACTCAAAAAATTGGAGAAGACTGGATCAGCGAATGCAAATCCGCCATTTTAAAAGTCCCCTCTTCTATCATCATAGCAGAATACAATTACCTGATAAACCCCAATCATCAGGATTTTAAATCAATAAAATTATTAAAATCGGAACCTTTTGTTTTTGACAGAAGAATAAAAAGCTAA
- a CDS encoding GreA/GreB family elongation factor produces METKSLSLSKSDFKLLKEHLEKSNMSAYNKEKLSNELKEATIYSEEELPSDVVCLKSEARIANTKTGQEFTFKLVMPEEANIKVQKVSVFAPIGIALFGYRTNDIITWEMPDGLQEFKILSVNRM; encoded by the coding sequence ATGGAAACTAAATCATTATCATTATCAAAAAGCGACTTTAAATTACTAAAAGAACATTTAGAAAAATCAAATATGAGTGCTTACAACAAAGAAAAGCTAAGCAACGAATTAAAAGAAGCCACTATATATTCAGAAGAAGAACTTCCTTCGGATGTAGTTTGTTTAAAATCTGAAGCTCGTATAGCAAACACTAAAACTGGTCAGGAATTTACCTTTAAACTTGTAATGCCAGAAGAGGCTAACATTAAAGTTCAAAAAGTATCTGTATTTGCACCAATAGGAATTGCATTATTCGGTTACAGAACAAATGACATTATAACCTGGGAAATGCCCGACGGCTTACAGGAATTTAAAATACTATCAGTAAACAGGATGTAG
- a CDS encoding queuosine precursor transporter, protein MTFKTKESRLLLILGSFFVANAILSEFIGVKIFTVEGTLGIEKFNINLLGVPNLSYNMSAGVLTWPIIFIMTDIINEYFGVKQVRYLSILTAILIAYAFIVVGGAMHLQPSDFWVTQNINGQPLNMNNAFAGIFGQGMWIIVGSIVAFLVGQIADVLIFHKIKKITGDKALWLRATGSTLVSQCIDSFVVIFIAFYLNPQYHWSWQMVAAIGLVNYTYKFVVAILMTPILYVVHGIIDRFLGKDLAHRMITMAGRG, encoded by the coding sequence ATGACTTTTAAAACAAAAGAGAGCAGGTTACTGCTTATTTTAGGAAGCTTCTTTGTGGCAAATGCCATACTCTCAGAGTTTATTGGGGTAAAGATATTTACAGTAGAAGGTACACTTGGTATCGAAAAGTTTAATATTAATTTACTGGGCGTACCCAATCTTTCGTATAATATGTCGGCAGGAGTTCTAACCTGGCCCATTATATTTATCATGACAGATATTATTAATGAGTATTTCGGGGTAAAGCAAGTTCGTTATTTGTCAATTTTAACAGCCATTTTAATAGCATATGCGTTTATTGTTGTGGGTGGGGCTATGCATCTGCAACCATCCGATTTTTGGGTTACCCAAAACATTAACGGCCAGCCCTTAAATATGAACAATGCCTTTGCCGGTATATTTGGGCAAGGTATGTGGATCATAGTAGGGTCTATAGTTGCTTTTCTTGTAGGGCAGATTGCTGATGTGCTTATTTTTCATAAAATTAAGAAAATTACCGGCGACAAAGCCTTGTGGTTACGTGCCACCGGTTCAACATTAGTGTCGCAATGTATTGATAGTTTTGTAGTTATCTTTATTGCCTTTTACCTTAATCCTCAGTACCACTGGAGCTGGCAAATGGTTGCAGCCATAGGTCTTGTAAATTACACCTATAAGTTTGTAGTAGCTATTTTAATGACCCCAATACTATATGTTGTTCATGGTATTATAGACAGGTTTCTTGGAAAAGATCTGGCTCATAGGATGATAACAATGGCAGGCAGAGGGTAG
- a CDS encoding methionine aminotransferase: MISIHSKLPTVGTTIFTVMSKLAEEHNAINLSQGFPDYECDPKLIDFVTDAMKKGFNQYAPMPGLQSLRELIAEKANTLYNADYNPDTEVTVTAGGTQAIFTALSSCITAGDEVIIFEPAYDSYAPAIKLLGGLVKPYEMAPPDYDIDWEMVKKLFTANTKMIILNSPQNPTGSILKEKDIKALIKLTKNTDILILSDEVYEHIIFDGKKHHSIALYPELRDRSFIVASFGKLLHTTGWKLGYCLAPANLTKEFRKVHQFNVFSVNTPMQVGVANYLKAPETYIGLSDFFQEKRDFFRSLLGETKFKLLPCHGSYFQCVSYAHLNDEKDTDMAQQLVRENGVASIPVSAFYVKKTDHKVLRFCFAKKHETLEKAVEGLMKL; this comes from the coding sequence ATGATCTCAATACATTCCAAATTACCAACAGTTGGCACCACTATTTTTACAGTGATGTCTAAACTAGCTGAAGAACACAATGCTATAAATCTATCGCAAGGATTTCCCGATTACGAATGCGACCCTAAACTGATAGATTTTGTAACTGATGCAATGAAGAAGGGCTTTAATCAATATGCACCAATGCCCGGATTACAATCTCTAAGGGAACTTATCGCAGAAAAAGCAAACACGCTTTATAATGCTGATTATAACCCGGATACTGAGGTTACTGTTACCGCTGGTGGTACACAGGCCATTTTTACAGCATTATCTTCGTGCATTACCGCTGGCGATGAAGTGATTATTTTTGAACCGGCTTATGACTCTTATGCTCCTGCAATTAAATTATTGGGCGGACTGGTAAAACCTTACGAGATGGCACCGCCTGATTATGATATTGATTGGGAAATGGTAAAGAAACTCTTTACTGCTAATACAAAAATGATCATTTTAAATAGTCCTCAAAACCCTACGGGTAGCATTTTAAAAGAAAAGGACATTAAAGCACTCATTAAATTAACAAAGAATACTGATATACTTATTTTAAGTGATGAGGTATATGAGCATATCATATTTGATGGCAAAAAACATCATAGTATTGCACTGTATCCTGAACTAAGAGACAGAAGTTTTATTGTGGCGTCTTTTGGTAAATTACTGCATACAACCGGCTGGAAATTAGGCTACTGCCTTGCTCCTGCAAATTTAACAAAGGAATTTAGAAAAGTACACCAATTCAATGTTTTTAGTGTAAATACGCCTATGCAGGTTGGTGTTGCAAATTACCTTAAAGCCCCTGAAACATACATAGGCTTATCTGATTTTTTCCAGGAAAAGCGGGATTTCTTCCGTTCATTACTTGGAGAAACTAAATTTAAATTATTACCTTGTCATGGCTCTTATTTTCAATGTGTTAGCTATGCGCACTTGAATGACGAAAAAGATACGGATATGGCACAACAGCTTGTGAGGGAAAATGGAGTAGCAAGCATACCAGTTTCAGCCTTCTATGTTAAAAAAACAGATCATAAGGTATTACGTTTTTGTTTTGCTAAAAAACACGAAACATTGGAAAAAGCCGTTGAAGGACTAATGAAATTATAA
- a CDS encoding nitrilase family protein, with the protein MDQPNYLNISNLKITIYQAYLFWENIDKNLQNLALRLSMGIKEKTDLIILPEMFNTGFSMNAPALAEEMNGKTMQWMAQTAEKYECVVTGSLIIKENNKYYNRLIWMLPDGTFSHYDKRHLFGLGDEDENYTAGSDKVIVDLKGWKIRLAICYDLRFPVWLRNQNAEYDILLLIASWPDKRSSHWNALIPARAIENQSYVIGANRVGHDGKEVYHSGHSQCIDPMGKTVYYKPEDEDLYTFSIGYEELVKTRRSFPFLRDADNFKII; encoded by the coding sequence ATGGATCAACCAAATTACCTGAACATTAGCAATCTCAAAATTACAATTTATCAGGCATATCTATTTTGGGAAAACATAGATAAAAACTTGCAGAATCTTGCCCTCCGGTTATCAATGGGGATAAAAGAAAAAACTGATCTGATCATACTTCCCGAGATGTTTAATACAGGTTTTAGCATGAATGCTCCTGCGCTTGCCGAAGAGATGAACGGAAAAACAATGCAGTGGATGGCCCAAACTGCCGAAAAATATGAATGTGTTGTAACAGGAAGTTTAATTATAAAAGAAAATAATAAATATTATAACCGTTTAATATGGATGCTGCCAGATGGTACTTTTAGCCATTACGATAAGCGCCACCTTTTTGGCTTAGGCGATGAAGATGAAAATTATACAGCTGGGAGCGACAAGGTAATTGTTGATCTGAAAGGCTGGAAAATACGTTTGGCAATTTGCTATGATCTTCGTTTCCCTGTATGGTTGCGCAACCAGAATGCCGAATATGATATATTATTATTAATTGCCAGCTGGCCTGATAAAAGATCGAGCCATTGGAATGCACTTATTCCTGCCCGTGCCATTGAAAACCAAAGTTATGTGATTGGCGCAAACAGGGTTGGACATGATGGAAAAGAAGTTTACCACAGCGGCCACTCGCAATGTATTGACCCGATGGGAAAAACTGTTTATTACAAACCCGAAGATGAAGACTTATATACCTTTAGTATAGGTTACGAAGAATTGGTTAAAACCCGCCGTAGCTTTCCTTTTTTAAGGGATGCTGATAATTTTAAAATTATTTAG
- a CDS encoding N(4)-(beta-N-acetylglucosaminyl)-L-asparaginase: MFNRRKFIKTTAISASLLAVNKSSIAEIVPAKSASVDVKPIVISTWDFGIAANQAAWKVLSSGGRALDAVEQGVHVPEADPKNQSVGYGGLPDRDGHVTLDACIMDEMGNCGSVAGLEHIMHPISVARLVMEKTPHVMLVGDGALQFALENGFKKENLLTKESEKAWKEWLKTAKYAPVMNIENKLYKKAAPTKLPGNQYNHDTIGMLAIDAKGNISGACTTSGMAYKLHGRVGDSPIIGAGLYVDNEIGGATSTGVGEEVIRNVGSFLVVELMRQGYSPEDACKEAVMRIIKKKPETAKNIQVGFLAINKKGEYGAYAIQQGFSYAVCTEQKNDLLIPGKSYY, encoded by the coding sequence ATGTTTAATCGTAGAAAATTCATAAAAACAACTGCAATATCGGCCTCCCTTCTTGCGGTAAATAAAAGTAGTATAGCTGAAATAGTTCCGGCTAAATCGGCCTCGGTTGATGTTAAACCTATCGTAATCTCTACCTGGGATTTTGGAATTGCAGCCAATCAGGCAGCATGGAAAGTTCTATCATCCGGTGGCAGGGCTTTAGATGCAGTTGAACAGGGTGTGCATGTACCCGAAGCTGATCCAAAAAATCAATCAGTAGGTTATGGTGGCTTGCCCGACAGAGACGGACACGTTACTCTTGATGCCTGTATTATGGACGAAATGGGTAACTGTGGTTCTGTAGCTGGTTTGGAGCATATTATGCACCCTATATCTGTTGCAAGGTTGGTTATGGAAAAAACCCCGCATGTAATGCTGGTTGGCGATGGTGCCCTTCAATTTGCTTTAGAAAACGGTTTTAAAAAAGAAAACCTACTTACCAAAGAAAGTGAGAAGGCTTGGAAAGAATGGCTTAAAACGGCAAAATATGCTCCGGTAATGAACATAGAGAACAAGCTTTATAAAAAAGCTGCTCCAACTAAATTACCCGGAAATCAGTACAATCACGATACTATAGGTATGCTTGCTATTGATGCAAAAGGAAATATTTCTGGCGCTTGCACAACCAGTGGAATGGCTTATAAACTGCATGGACGTGTAGGCGACAGCCCTATAATTGGTGCTGGTTTATATGTAGACAATGAAATTGGTGGTGCTACTTCTACCGGAGTTGGCGAAGAAGTGATCCGTAATGTTGGAAGTTTTCTTGTTGTAGAGCTAATGCGACAGGGCTATTCACCAGAAGATGCCTGCAAAGAAGCGGTAATGAGAATCATTAAAAAGAAACCTGAAACTGCAAAAAATATACAGGTAGGCTTCCTTGCCATCAATAAAAAAGGAGAATATGGTGCTTATGCAATTCAGCAGGGCTTTAGTTATGCCGTTTGTACTGAGCAGAAAAACGACCTTTTAATTCCTGGAAAAAGTTATTATTAG
- a CDS encoding copper homeostasis protein CutC — protein sequence MVNMEVCANSVRSALAAQEGGAIRVELCDNLPEGGTTPSYSTIALAKKMLSIKVYPIIRPRGGDFLYSDLEFNLMKDDIKICKSLNCDGVVIGILKADGSVDKERCAELIAEAKPMPVTFHRAFDMSNDMEKALEDIIELGCERILTSGGEASAIKGADMLARLIKQADGRIIIMPGAGVSAANIADIIKLTGAKEFHASARHAVKSEMQFRNPRLSMGSVADEFSYDLTDSETVKNLISLANKPA from the coding sequence ATGGTAAATATGGAGGTTTGCGCCAATTCTGTAAGATCTGCTCTTGCAGCTCAGGAAGGTGGTGCAATTAGGGTTGAGTTATGCGATAATTTACCTGAAGGTGGTACAACACCAAGTTATTCAACAATCGCTTTGGCAAAAAAGATGTTGTCAATAAAGGTATATCCTATTATACGGCCACGTGGCGGTGATTTTTTATACTCTGATTTGGAGTTTAATTTAATGAAAGATGATATAAAAATCTGTAAATCATTAAACTGCGACGGTGTTGTTATTGGCATTTTAAAGGCAGATGGAAGTGTGGATAAGGAAAGATGTGCTGAGCTTATTGCTGAAGCTAAACCTATGCCTGTAACATTTCACAGAGCGTTTGATATGAGTAATGACATGGAAAAGGCTTTAGAGGATATTATTGAACTTGGATGTGAGCGAATTCTTACTTCTGGCGGTGAAGCCTCGGCAATTAAGGGAGCAGATATGCTTGCCAGATTAATTAAACAGGCTGATGGAAGAATCATTATTATGCCAGGTGCAGGGGTTTCGGCAGCAAATATTGCCGATATTATTAAACTAACAGGTGCCAAAGAATTTCATGCTTCTGCAAGGCATGCAGTAAAGAGTGAAATGCAGTTTAGAAACCCAAGATTGAGCATGGGAAGTGTGGCTGATGAATTTAGTTACGATCTTACTGATAGTGAGACAGTAAAAAATTTAATCTCGCTAGCTAACAAACCTGCATAA
- the lepA gene encoding translation elongation factor 4 yields the protein MKHIRNFCIIAHIDHGKSTLADRLLEYTATITQRESQAQLLDNMDLERERGITIKSHAIQMNYKVGDIEYNFNLIDTPGHVDFSYEVSRSIAACEGALLIVDASQGIQAQTISNLYLALEHDLEIIPILNKMDLPGAMPEEVKDQIIDLIGCKREEIIPASGKTGMGIPDIIQAIVDRVPAPVGDPEAPLQALIFDSVFNPFRGIIAYYKVVNGEIKKGDKVKFINTGKQYIADEVGILKLDMAPRNVVKTGDVGYIISGIKEAREVKVGDTITTVDRPSLESIQGFEEVKPMVFAGIYPVDTDEFEELREAMHKLQLNDASIVFEPESSAALGFGFRCGFLGMLHMEIIQERLEREFGMTVITTVPNVSYIAYTTKGEEVIVNNPSDLPDPSKLDSVEEPFIKANIITKAEFVGPVMSLCIQKRGTIVNQSYLTSDRVELVFEMPMGEIVFDFYDKLKTISKGYASFDYHQVGYRKSDLVRLDMLLNEEPVDALSSLIHRSNAYDFGKKICEKLRELIPRQQFEIKIQASIGAKVIARETLSALRKDVTAKCYGGDISRKRKLLEKQKQGKKRMRQVGNVEIPQTAFMAVLKLD from the coding sequence ATGAAGCATATACGTAATTTTTGCATAATTGCACATATTGACCACGGGAAAAGCACCTTGGCTGACCGTTTATTGGAGTACACCGCGACGATTACTCAACGTGAATCGCAGGCCCAGTTATTGGATAACATGGACCTTGAGCGTGAGCGAGGCATAACTATTAAAAGTCATGCCATACAAATGAATTATAAGGTTGGTGATATTGAATATAATTTTAACCTGATTGATACGCCCGGACACGTGGATTTTTCTTACGAAGTTTCGCGTTCTATAGCAGCTTGCGAAGGCGCACTGCTTATTGTTGATGCATCTCAGGGAATTCAGGCACAAACCATTTCAAATCTATACTTAGCTTTAGAGCACGATCTTGAAATTATCCCGATCCTAAATAAGATGGACTTACCAGGTGCAATGCCTGAGGAAGTAAAAGACCAGATTATTGATTTGATTGGTTGCAAGCGTGAAGAGATTATCCCTGCATCAGGAAAAACTGGTATGGGTATCCCTGATATCATTCAGGCGATTGTAGACCGTGTTCCTGCCCCTGTTGGCGACCCTGAAGCACCTTTACAGGCATTGATTTTTGACTCGGTTTTTAATCCGTTCAGAGGAATTATTGCTTATTACAAAGTAGTAAACGGTGAAATTAAAAAAGGTGATAAAGTTAAATTCATTAACACAGGTAAACAATATATAGCAGACGAAGTTGGTATCCTGAAACTGGATATGGCCCCGCGTAATGTAGTTAAAACCGGTGACGTTGGTTATATTATTTCAGGGATTAAAGAGGCCCGTGAAGTAAAAGTTGGTGATACAATTACTACTGTAGACAGACCATCTTTAGAATCTATTCAAGGCTTTGAAGAGGTTAAACCAATGGTTTTTGCTGGAATCTATCCTGTTGATACTGATGAGTTTGAAGAATTACGTGAGGCTATGCACAAATTGCAGCTTAATGATGCATCTATTGTGTTTGAGCCGGAAAGTTCTGCAGCTTTAGGTTTTGGTTTCCGTTGTGGTTTCTTAGGAATGCTACACATGGAAATTATACAGGAGCGTTTAGAGCGTGAATTTGGAATGACAGTTATTACAACTGTTCCCAACGTATCGTATATTGCTTATACTACAAAAGGCGAGGAAGTTATTGTAAATAACCCTTCGGACTTACCAGATCCAAGCAAATTGGATTCTGTTGAAGAGCCTTTTATTAAAGCGAACATTATTACCAAGGCTGAATTTGTTGGCCCTGTAATGTCACTTTGTATTCAGAAAAGAGGGACTATTGTAAATCAATCTTACCTGACTTCTGATCGTGTAGAGCTTGTTTTTGAAATGCCTATGGGAGAAATTGTTTTTGACTTTTATGATAAGCTAAAAACGATTTCAAAAGGCTATGCTTCGTTTGACTACCATCAGGTTGGTTATCGCAAATCGGACTTAGTGAGACTAGATATGTTGCTTAATGAAGAACCGGTTGATGCGTTATCGTCATTGATTCACCGCAGTAATGCATACGATTTTGGAAAGAAAATCTGTGAAAAACTTAGAGAATTAATTCCACGTCAACAATTTGAAATTAAGATACAGGCATCTATTGGAGCAAAAGTTATCGCCCGCGAAACGCTAAGCGCTTTACGTAAAGATGTTACTGCTAAGTGTTACGGTGGTGATATTTCCCGCAAACGTAAGCTATTGGAAAAACAGAAACAAGGTAAAAAACGTATGCGCCAGGTAGGAAACGTGGAAATTCCGCAAACTGCATTTATGGCGGTATTGAAATTAGATTAA
- a CDS encoding bifunctional 5,10-methylenetetrahydrofolate dehydrogenase/5,10-methenyltetrahydrofolate cyclohydrolase, producing the protein MKLLDGKFVSEKIKQEIAVEAADFLATSGRKPHLVAILVGNDGGSETYVASKMKNCEKVGFKSSLIRYDVNVTEEELLQKVKEINQDAGVDGLIVQLPLPKHIDPEKVTEAIDHRKDVDGFHPINLGRMMRNLPCFIPATPYGIMLMLQSYQIDTVGKHCVVVGRSNIVGSPMSILMARNANPGNCTVSLTHSRTTNLKEMCLQGDIIIAAIGKKNFITADMVKPGAIVIDVGMNRETSTTTKSGYKLYGDVDFDNVAPISSWITPVPGGVGLMTIVGLLKNTLASAKKEIYG; encoded by the coding sequence ATGAAATTACTAGACGGAAAATTTGTATCAGAGAAAATTAAACAGGAAATAGCAGTTGAAGCTGCAGATTTTTTAGCAACCAGCGGCAGAAAGCCTCATTTGGTGGCTATTCTTGTTGGTAATGATGGTGGCAGTGAAACTTATGTTGCCAGCAAAATGAAAAACTGCGAAAAAGTTGGCTTTAAGTCTTCTCTGATCAGATACGACGTTAATGTTACTGAGGAGGAATTACTTCAAAAAGTTAAAGAAATTAATCAGGATGCTGGTGTAGATGGTTTGATTGTTCAACTTCCATTACCTAAGCATATTGATCCGGAAAAAGTAACTGAGGCTATTGATCATCGTAAGGATGTAGATGGTTTTCATCCAATCAATTTAGGACGCATGATGCGTAATTTACCATGCTTTATTCCTGCTACGCCATATGGTATTATGCTAATGCTGCAATCTTATCAAATAGATACAGTTGGTAAACATTGTGTAGTTGTAGGCAGAAGCAATATTGTAGGCAGCCCTATGAGTATACTTATGGCCCGCAATGCGAATCCTGGTAACTGTACTGTAAGTCTTACCCATAGCAGAACTACAAACCTAAAGGAAATGTGTTTACAAGGGGATATTATTATTGCCGCAATTGGCAAGAAAAACTTCATCACTGCCGATATGGTTAAGCCTGGTGCTATAGTTATTGATGTGGGTATGAACAGAGAAACTTCAACTACTACCAAATCGGGATACAAACTTTACGGAGATGTAGATTTTGATAACGTTGCTCCTATATCTTCATGGATAACACCTGTTCCTGGTGGTGTTGGCTTAATGACCATTGTTGGCTTGCTAAAAAACACACTAGCCTCGGCGAAAAAAGAAATTTATGGTTAA
- a CDS encoding Rieske (2Fe-2S) protein has product MKWHKIETEIPDEEFVKQINVDGKKLCLIKHQQKLFVVQNTCPHAGGILSGGWCKNGNLICPIHRWEYNLENGRGAEGQGDYIDIYPLETRSDGIYVGFKESWIKKLFG; this is encoded by the coding sequence TTGAAGTGGCATAAAATAGAGACAGAAATACCCGACGAAGAATTTGTAAAGCAAATTAACGTTGATGGTAAAAAGCTCTGTCTGATAAAGCATCAGCAAAAACTTTTTGTAGTACAAAACACCTGTCCGCATGCCGGAGGTATTTTAAGTGGCGGATGGTGTAAAAATGGCAATCTAATTTGCCCTATTCATCGCTGGGAGTATAATCTTGAAAACGGAAGAGGAGCAGAAGGGCAGGGCGATTACATTGATATTTACCCATTAGAAACAAGATCAGATGGGATATATGTAGGCTTTAAAGAAAGCTGGATTAAAAAGCTTTTTGGATAA
- a CDS encoding 7-carboxy-7-deazaguanine synthase QueE — translation MAHQIPADGTLLPLMEEFYTIQGEGFNTGKAAYFIRLGGCDVGCHWCDVKESWDAELHPLTLADDIVTKADTFPGKAVVITGGEPLIYNLDYLTQKLRERKILTFIETSGAYPLSGEWDWICLSPKKFKAPRPDITPFANELKVIVFNKSDFEWAEKYAETVSENCKLYLQPEWSKSKEITPMIIDYVMANPKWEISLQTHKFLNIP, via the coding sequence ATGGCACATCAAATACCAGCAGACGGCACACTACTTCCTTTAATGGAAGAATTTTATACCATACAGGGAGAAGGATTTAATACTGGTAAAGCAGCTTATTTTATTCGTTTAGGAGGTTGTGATGTTGGTTGCCACTGGTGCGATGTAAAAGAGAGCTGGGATGCCGAATTACACCCGCTTACGCTAGCTGATGATATTGTTACTAAAGCAGATACTTTTCCTGGTAAGGCAGTGGTTATTACCGGTGGCGAGCCTTTGATTTACAATCTGGATTACCTTACTCAAAAGCTTCGTGAAAGAAAAATATTAACCTTTATTGAAACTTCTGGTGCATACCCCCTGTCGGGCGAATGGGATTGGATTTGCTTATCGCCAAAGAAATTTAAGGCTCCAAGACCTGACATTACACCTTTTGCAAATGAACTAAAGGTAATTGTATTTAATAAAAGTGATTTTGAATGGGCAGAGAAATATGCTGAGACAGTTTCTGAAAATTGTAAGCTTTATCTGCAGCCAGAATGGTCGAAATCAAAAGAGATTACTCCCATGATCATTGATTATGTAATGGCCAACCCAAAATGGGAAATTTCTTTACAGACACATAAATTTTTAAATATCCCATAG